The genome window AGCAGTAGCTTTATTTAGTCTTATAATGACATTTGAAAATGATCCCTCGAGCAACATATTCAGACAATGGAAACGTATATGAATGGGTCACTGAAATAGTCCATTAAGAGTTCTCGCAATATTTCTGTCTGATCTGCTGGTGCTGTTATAGTGTAGTCACTGATTCATAAACAAATCTGATattatgtcatttttaataccTGTAGTTGTGGATCTGTTTCTTCAAAGTGACAACcttttgaatatattttaatatcagATGGGTTtatgaataaatgtcatttctgaTACCTGTAGTTGTGGATGGATGGCAGCCGTGGGTTTGCCAGTCTTAGGGTCTCTGGGGTAATCCATACTCTTCTGCATTAAGTAGACCTCTACCTCTCCTCCTTcaatttttttccctaaaagaAGATAAAAGATTATCTGATTAGTTTTGTACATACAGATGAGGTCCACTTTTCCCAAAACCCCATAATATCATAGCGGAAATCACCGCCAATACGTTATGTCATAAAggaaacttttaaataaataaataaaggatacCTCATAACCAAAACCCTtgaaacattacattacataagtTGGAGCCTGTAAGGAATGTAAATACAACATACAAAATCATGGGTTTTGAtcttgtgcaaaaaaaaaaacatcacagtgAAGTTGCCAGTACAGCGTAATGACCTcgttagtgtgtttgtgtgtaatacAGCAAATTGATGTAATGGCTCCCAAGTGACGCAACAGAAATGCTCATTCGATACCGATACCACAGCCGTCCATGTCcaggagccaagggagcaaaatcgCCCACGCTGTTTGGGTGAGAGGGGcgtactctctctctgtcctgtcagtctctctcactAGCCAAGtctgggcatctgtgagctcttATATGTGGAACAGGacagatagtgctttcctccaagtgtggtgcgctgcatgagcagcagtttaaaCAGATCCAGAAGTCCCCcgggaggaagcacgtgttagcctcCAGTTGGTAGCTTTCATGTGATAGtagagagctggctggtggcgggctaattggggagaaaatggggaaaaatatattttttaaaaaaagattataatGTCATCTCAGATCCGACATACCGGAGTTGAAGGTTTCAGTCCAGTCCAGAACGGCGTCCACGCCCTGTTTCATGATGTTGAAGATGTCTGCTCTGACAACACCTTGTGGCTGTGGCCCGACTTCTAAAGCTGAGGAATCACAAGCCCAAAACAGAGTCAAACCTACTGCATAACAACGACAGAACCGGCTACTTTACAGAACTGTACAAACATGGATCCACTCCATggaacacacacttacagacgCCACACTTGGCAACTGACTCCAAGGAAAACGCTTCAACAGGAggaacattaatcaacaccaaTCTCACAGGCACGTTGGTGATTTTGTCCtgtcacacacacgcacacacacgaacacgaacacacacacaataatgaaACATCCGAATGCAAAACAACCAGCAGAATAACTCTGATATACTAGCAGTGAAAAAGCATCATTCGATACCTGCAAGTGTTTAAAGATTTGAAAGCAGACCGAGTTGCTCCACTCGTAGGAGATGATGCTGAGACCCATGTTAGCCGTGGTGTTATGGAGGTCAATGATAATATCTACAGCATCTTCGGAACCTTTGGGACCCAAAAGAGAGTTTAACTCCTGAGCTCTCTGTATCTCATACGGAGTATCCTCAGAGATGggagagctgagagagagatagacatcGTCACTGCATTATAGATCTTCCCTCTAATTACTCTACAGCTGCTCAAATCCTCTCATGTCTGTTGCTAATTGGTTAAAAGAACTTCAGTGTTGTTGTCAGAATGCTGTGATGCCATCCTGACCTGAGGATGGGACTGGTAAAGCAGCGGTTGAGGTCCTTGTCTATGTATCTACTGCAGGCTTTTATAGCACGTGGGTTGGACAGCACTGTGGTGAGAGGGACGGACCACGCGGCATCACCTTTCtctttctgctgtctctccagCTCCGGCACCAGGTAAACCCCTGTCATCTCGTTTCCATGTGTGCCACCGCAAATCGCCACACGCCGTAGTGCTGGCAAACGGATCATCTCCATCTAACAGGAAAAAAGGATATCACAAGCACAATGCACCAATAACACACCAaataacacacagacatgcaccaATAATGTCCCAATTAACATACTATATACAATACTAAATGTCAACAATAATTTACTAAATAAGGCAGCAGAATTTACAATGTTATAACTTTTCTTCTGGTCAGGATACATGCAAACGAGAAACACATTCCAGTGGAGGAACGCCTGTAGTTCTCACAACCAACACCGAGTAGACAGGTTTAAAACTGCTGTAGCATTCCAGTTAGACAAACATCTAGAATCTCTAACAGCAGACCTGTGTCCCGTCTGCTCTAATACACTTACTACAgaacctgtttaatcagtttctCTGAGTGGGGAACTCACGAAACTCCAGATCTGACCAAGCAAAACGGTGATGTATTGTTAACGTCAggttattattaacatttcatttaaactatgAGTAACTACAAGTTCAAATTTAGTCTGAGTCAGTGACTCAGGACTCGgtcaattattattaaaaagtgCCGTTATGTTCATCAATTCATTCCCTCAATCATGTCTTTACCCGTGTTTCTACAAGCTCACTTCACCCGCAACAGTTTCTGTTATTAACAAGAAATGGATTAGAATAGTGAAAAGAAGCATCGACAAGGTCAGCTGTGATTACAGTATAAACACCGTGATCAGAGTCGGACTGAGAGTCGGACTGAGAGTCGGACTGAGAGTCGGACTGAGAGTCGGACTGAGAGTCGGACTGAGAGTCGGACTGAGAGTCGGACTGAGAGTCGGACTGCAGTGTAGGTCATCACTCCGAGTCCAAGTTCTGCTGGACAGAAAACTTCTCAAATAAGGAAGTACATTAAAGTGAATGGAAAGAGTCATACCTTTCTTTGTTTAGTAAGAGCTTCCTGGTGCACATCTGCTTCGTCTCAAACATGCAACACGACAACCTTTGAACTTAACATGAACACGACACGTGGTTAAAGTGTATCAGCGAAGACACACACTGCAGGACTGCAGGACTGCAGACAGTTTGCtaaagctagctaactagcacacacacacacttctattcTACTCCAGACATGCATGTTGCAACCTGTCACATCCACTAAATGTATCATATATGTACTCCTTtagtctgtacacacacacacacacacacacacacacacacacacacacacacacacacacacacctcaaacaaaacaaaaccaaaaatgaCATAAACTGTTGAGTTAACAACTCAGAGTCTCACTTCCTCCCCTGTTTCCTTCTCCAGCGttcttcttcctgttcttcttcttctacaccAGGATTCAGATTTCACTCTATGACAGAAGCCGCCACTCAAGGCTGACTCGAGAACAGTTTGCCCTTCCTCAAAGTGTGCGTATGAAGACATCGCCACTCAGCACAAAATACAATATCATGCTGAGTCATCTCCACTCCCTCCAGAGAAcgggggagaagaagaagagagagagagagagagggagagagagagagagagggagagagagagagagggagagagagaggggggggggagagagagagagagagagagagggagagagagagagagagagagagagagagagagggagagagagagagagagagagagagagagagagagagagagagagagagagagggagagagagagagagagggggggggggggagggagagagagagagagagagagagagagagagagaggggagagagagaggggggagagagagagagagagagagagggagagagagagagagggagggagagagagagagagagagagagagagagagagagagggagagagagggagagagagagggggagagagggggagagagagaggggggagagagagagggggggagagggagagagagggagagagagagagagaggggggggggagagagagagagtgagagagagagggggagagagagagagagagagagagaggggggagagagagagagagagagagagagagagagggggagagagagagagagggagagagagagagagagagggagagagagagggggggggggagagagatgggagagagagagagagagagagagagagaggggggggggggagagagatgggagagagagagagagagagagagagagaggggggggggggagagagatgggagagagagagagagagagagagagagagggggggggggacttctGTTCCATCAGAAGTTTATGACCATGTCTATCTGTTAGTCCACGTCTATTCCTGCAAAGCCTGGAAACTCTGGAAGTGTGAATATTATCAGTTAAGCGTTTCAGCTGCAGATATTGACAGATAACCATGTGATTGTCCAAGCAGCGTATAGAACTGAGACACAACCTGCGCGGTCATTAATACACATACCAGTACACTTTTAATCATATAACCATTAGAGGAGTGTTTATATCTCACTACCTGTTACACAATCCCAACATAATGCCTCACCTGTCCACCAGAGGGCAGAATCACCAGAACTTTAGGTTGCCATATTGATCTACAGtggcgcttgaaagtttgtgaacccttttgaattttctatatttctgtataaatatgagctgaaacatcatcagattttcacacgagtcctaaaagtagataaagaaccCAGATAAACACAtgagagaaaaaatattataccgtcatttatttattgaggaaaatgatccgatattacacATCAGTCCCCTTGGGCAGCAATAACCAAGTGTGTATATTAtttaagtataatatttttgtcttgtttgtttaactgggttctctttatctacttttaggacttgtgtgaaaatttgatAAATTTTCAAGAATCACTGTAGGTGAAGTTCAATAAAACAATAGCTGAGTAATATGAAGGTCTCTTTACCATCTCACCTGTACATTTAACCCCCTCACAAACCACAGAAAACTTTCACACCTGAACCCTGAGAATGCAtcaccacacactctctcataatGGCCCTGGTTTCTCTCTGACGTTCCTCCCTTTAGTGCAGaagtgtttttctctctgtcaggTCTAAAAGCTAAATTGCTGCTTTCAGTCATCATCGTTTCTACTGGCAGCGGCGTTCCCTGGAGAGACCGGCAGCGgatctctctccttctgcctcTAACAGGTGCAGAAATGTTCGTACGGCTCGTGGGTGGTTCGAGCGGTCACTTCACACAAACTCGACTTTCAGCAGCCAAGAAACTCTTGTGTGAGTTCATTTCTATTTCAGGAAATCCTTCTGGGATTTATTGGCAGTCAGTCACCTGTGATGTGCTGGAACAGGAAACGCAGGTGGGAATGTCCAGTCACGTAAACAGCGAGATCTGATAAACATGCAGCGGGAGGGGAATAAACCTGTATCTGCTTGTGAGGatgcatgaaataaacagctttaataATTTTGCTAATAGATAACAATAAATCAATATAATAGACAATAAATCAATATAATAGACAATAAATCAATATAATAGATAACAATAAATCAATATAATAGACAATAAATCAATATAATAGataataaatcaatataatagataataaatcaatataatagataataataaagagatAAGAAGAGCACTGAACTAAGGCCGTCTTTATTATGGGTTTAATATTGATTAAAAGAAGATTGTGAGCTTAAGTATAATTACATGATATGAAATTCAtaaaaactctgtgtgtgtgtgtgtgtgtgtgtgtgtgtgtgtgtgtgtgtgtgtgtgagtcataaAAGGCAGGCTGAGTCGTGTATAATCCTGTTTAATTGCAGAGttaagaggaggaggaggaggaggaagagccTCCCTGCGTCCTCACACCTGTGCGAGCATCAAGAGAATTCAAAAGAGGCAGAGGATAAAAGGCTCTTAACCCACAGAACCCAGGGGGTGTAACGTGACATTTCTGTGTTCAgactacacacaacacacacctgcacacagtcACTATGTTCCGGTGTATACACAGcaccttgcataagtatttaccccCATGGTTTTAAATTTTGTACTGTTAGCACAGGGGAAAGTCTGTGTGTAAACTAAACCGTTTAACCGAGGGTTAGAGCTCAGCTCCAACACAATCCCAAATCCTCACTGTTTAAATGTGCTGCACAAACACGCCTCTGACCGCATCACGCCTCTGACTTACAGCTGCATCATGACTGAGTgtcatttagattttttacatCTTTTAGCTTATACTGTTCCACGTTGTAGCTCTGAGcgtgtttgtctctctctctctcactcacacacacacacactctctcactcacacacacacacacacacacaccatccatacatacacacacactcacctctaACGCGCATGGCTTTAGGGAAAGCGCGCCAGGACGCACCGCACGCGCATCAGTGTCTCGTGTGAGAGTCCGTTAAGCTCGCGAGCGTCTTCTCTGCCGGAACCAGAATGTCACCGAGACGGATGCTGAGTTCATAACACGTcctttatttctattttctcACACGGTTCCGTGTCGCTGCACTTATCCATGGCCTCGAACGTGACGCGCAACTGGACCAATCAGTTCGCGCAGCCGCCGTGGCGCGTGGCTCTGTGGTCGGTGGCGTACGGTTCGGTTCTGACCGTGGCCCTGTTCGGGAACCTGGTGGTGGTGTGGATCATCGTGGCGCACCGCAGGATGCGCACCGTCACCAACTACTTCCTGCTGAACTCCGCGTTCTGCGACGCCTCCATGGCCGCGTTCAACACGCTCATTAACTTCATCTACGCGGCGCACGGGGACTGGTACTTCGGCGAGGCGTACTGCAAGTTCCACAACTTTTTCCCGGTCGCCGCGGTGTTCGCCAGCATCTACTCCATGACCGCCATCGCCATGGACCGGTACCGAGCTTCAttttaatatcatcatcatcctcaacTCCTCATTCTCCATCAGCGTGCTTCTGAGCAGTAAAGACTATAAGAataagaacaagaagaaaatagaattattattattattattattattattattattattattattattagagatgGTGCAGTTTACAGAACGCTACTAAGCAATTAAAccagtatataaatacattgtTATACATGTTCTTTTGACTCCTTTTTATGTCTTTATTTGAACTGtatgaaatgtgctatataaataatgttgccccttagtattattattattattattattattattattattattattattattattatattcgcTCTCAAATCTAATCTCCTCCAAAGATAAGCCTTCAGACTGAGTGGAGGAGATAATATTATTCTTATGAAGTTTGGGAATTTAATTTCCTactgcgcgctctctctctctctctctctctctctctctctctctctctctctttctctctctcacacacacacacacacactcactcactctctcacacacacacacacacacactctctctctctctctctctctctctctctctctctctctctctgtttgtcacGTTCTCTCATAACTACACTGTAAAGGATAAAATgaatttatgtttttttccatCTCACCTGTCAGAACCGAGACACTAGAACCTTGTTAGAGTGCTGGTTCTCCGACGGTGTGATTGATTGTGATGTTTATGTGACAGGTACATGGCCATCATCCATCCTCTGAAGCCCAGATTATCAGCCACAGCCACTAAAGTGGTCATTGTGTGTATCTgggttctcgctgtggttctggCTTTCCCTCTTTGCTTCTACTCCACCATCAGGAGTCTACCTCGAAGAACCATCTGCTACGTCGCTTGGCCAAGACCAGCTGAAGATTCATTAATGTATGAGAgaaacaattcattcattcattcgtgaGAGGGAACCCAGTTCCTTCACTGCTGTGCTAATGATGGGTGTGGTATCAAATATACACTCCTCCTCACAGGTTCCTGGGGGGTTTTTGCTTCCCAAATATTTCTGTAATGGGGAAAGCTTCTGCATTGGGTTCCACATAGACCCTTTAATACTTTCTCCAGATAAGTAACTAAAGGACTCTTAAGGGTCTAGATTTAACATTTTGTTGTATGAGTGTAGAAGTTATATTCAGCATAAAAGTAGGCTGGCTGGAAATAAAGGGTTCCTCAAGAAGAATAGCTTTTTGAAGAATAGCTTTCCCCTTTGAGGAAGTACAAGAACCCCTTTAGAGAACTGAAACCATAACCAATTCCTACAACTGCTCTCACATCCAAAGGGGAACCTTTTGAGGAATGGAAATCTTTTGTTCTAAGCTTGAAGAGAAGATTTAGAGGTTGATaaactgaagaacccttcaGGATACTAGAGTACTGGAACATTTTTCTCTAATATAATGGCAGATGTTTCATTGCTCATCCATGGAGCATCATGGATTCCCTACTTAGAAAAAAATGTCTGAACTGAAGAACATTCACAGCCTGCCGCATATCGCTCATATATACTGGAGATATAACTTCAATAACGTTTAGATGTGGACCCTCTGCTTCATCTAATAACGCTTATGATCCTCCAATGATCTTCTGCCCCTTAATCTGTACCCTGCTTTCTCAACTACActcctagaaaaaaaaaaggttcctcaTGGGTTTTATGGATTATTAATGTGTGCAGTTGCTATTAttatagaacctttaagggttcctccaTTTTATTTCTAAGAGTGTCGTGATACTTACCACATGTCTGTGATGGTCCAGGTACCACGCCATAGTGTCTGTGCTGGTCTACATGCTGCCCCTAGTGGTGATGGGAATTGCTTACACCATAATCGGAGTGACTCTGTGGGGAAGCGAAATTCCAGGAGACTCGTCAGACAACTATCACGGCCAGCTTCGCGCCAAGAGGAAGGTATGGAGAGAGAacttaaataacaaacattatcacaaagcagctttaacgGGGTTTTCTGGACATGTCGGGATGCAACACGATCTATTTATATGCATCATAAAGGCAAGAGACTATTTAAACctgaaataaatgaacatgaGCTAGGAATTAGAAAATGGCGAGTactgaaataaatctaatagAAGTCTATCACCAGTATTTCACTGCATGATTACTGCTACTGGTAATTATCACAATTCgtttaaattcatttgtttaattgaacaaaatggtttccactcattattcagcagcacatAGAATagacttgatccagcacatcgtgttattttacatttctttctttcttttaaacaatataTGGCCAATTTccataatgtgtttttaattcacttgaatttttaaaatgaagtgaATCCATTAATGAGatcagaataaatgaataacatcTAAATATAAACACTCTTCATCCTGTTCCATCAGAATTCATTCCCTCTGTGCTGTGGGAATCTTGCTTAAACATTATTACAGTCTAGACCCACAGATTAAGGTCATATGTGTGAGTACAGGCCAGCTGTGAGCTTTAAAAcccacgcgcacacacacacacacacacacacacacacacacacacacacaccgtgcacTATTCCAGAATGCGAGAGATCATTTAGCATCTCATCCTGTATCCTTTTCTAATCCGGGGCTAGTGGTTGAGGTGTGGAGATTATGGAGATTTAACGATGCGTTATAGAACTCACCTTTTAACCTTTTACTCACAGTCTGCTGAAACATGCTTTCACAGTGGCAGAGTAATTAACAGGATGTTTTAGAAAATCAAACCCACACGAACATTTGGGATATAACTAGAAACTCAGAAGTCCCACAGAGTTCAGCGTTAGGTCCAGTGTTGTTCTTTCCTTATATCCAGTGATTCATAAACATGAGGTTTTATTTCACTTCTCCGCTGAAGACACAACAGCAAGACAACGCAAAAGGAACGACGGTGTTCTGATCGATCAGTCCCTCCGGGATTACGCAATCGCAGAATCAATTAAGCGCTGCGATATTCAGAGGATATTCAAAATCACGcggatttgggccgagacgcgtcacgtgacattCAGCCGaatccctcttcgattcacgtgcgtcgtgaagctaaaagctctcattcaccaacaaacatcaccgtgaaagaGCGAGCAGAACGATTTCACGTGATTGCAGTTTTGCAAATCCGAgaagttttccgcaaaaaaagcagaaaaaatccgcaacgatcacaaaagAATCCGTCCGGGACTGAGGAACGTTTCTGTTCCGCTTACAGTTTACCTTAAGGTTGTGATTTTGGCTCTCGGGGACAATATTGCTCTTTTAATGCACTGCATTTTTATCCCTCAGTTCTATACGCAGAATGTGTATCATTGTGTGTTTAACTCACTGATAACTGATCAAACAGAAACTCTAATATTTTATGAAAAACTGATGATCTGAATGTAAGGGCTCGTCGGTGCTGTCCACAAACTTCTGATCATTATAAATGCGTAATTGGAAAGACGCTCCATACAAAAAAATAAGAGGTGATCCATCAGGTTTAATAATGAAGCTCCATGAGATCAGTCCAAGTCGAGACAAGGCAACGAGCCAGCTCATAGTTCTGTCCGATTTCATTTTATTCCAGCAGCCAACACACCTGAGCCAGGTACCCAAGGGCTGATTACtggctcaggtgtgtgtgtgtgtgtgtgtgtgtgtgtgtgtgtgtgtgtgtgtgtgtatgtgtgtgtgtgtgtgtgtgtgtgtgtgtgtgtgtgtgtgtgtgtatgtgtgtgtgtgttacagtccCTCATTCTCGAGACATCACTCGTTCCTGTCGTGTGTGTTTCCTCCTGGCAGGACGTGTCTGCTTCTCCTCCTAGCTACTCTTAGATCATCACTAAAGGACAGCCGCCTCTTCATCACCCTCCTCATCAAACGCCCCCCCACAagccccccacacacacaccccgccgTTACTGCTGCGTCATCACTAACCTTTTACTGCTTTGTGTTTTGTGACTCGGTTGTCTCTCCATCCTCATTAAACTACACCGCGTGCTCTTTAGTACTCGAGTACCTTTGGAAAGTGTTGTCTGGAACAGGGTTATTGTTTGATTATGGACAGGTGCTTTGTCTGGTTGTGACGGACCGCTCTCGGGggttgtgtgtttgggttttaaTGGAGGGCCGTGGACTCTGGAGGATTGGGGCGTTGTTTGAGTGACAGAGGCGTGACTTCAGTTCAGATCTTTAACTGATGTGTGTAGCGTGATGTGCGGTGCTGCTGTATTTAAAGTCTTTCCTTTCtcagtctttgttttttttgtcagattGTGGTCATCTCTCATGTGATCAGTGTGTGTACCTTCTCTCTCATGTGATCATTCCTAATGAAATCCAGCCACAAGTCAGATgaatctttttcatttttttactttcattaatTTAGAAAGGTGAATGACATTAATgaaacattattaaaacatcATGCTGAAGGTGAAGGAGAGGGTTCTTTGGTGTTCTTGTTAGGACCGGCTGTTCTCAAGGGTGTTTTTGGCCTTTAGCGCGGATTCAGAGGGAACAGAAGTAGATCATGACGCACCAAtgaacaaaaaatgaaaaagcttTCATTTAAAGAGGATATAGAGGTCATTGcaaggttgtgtttttttttaaattaaagtaaatcaGAGTTAAAATGAGGAGGAAAATTCAATCCGATTCTATTCGGTATTTtagttagtttatttatttattaaatattcgaaggtaaaaatgaaatgatttgaaCTAAATTTAAAACGTGATCCAGGTTCGATTATCGGGGAAGAAGAACAGCATGCGGCCAAAAGAAAACAGGCTAAACTCGGCACTTTTAAAGTAGTTtgcatattatattaaaatacattttctggACTACATgacagtcagtgtgtgtgtgtgtgtgtgtgtgtgtgtgtgtgtgtgtgtgtgtgtgtgaacaattcagttttattactTTAGGTCATGTTTTAacttacatattttaaaaaacaaccctCAGATTTAAGTTTAAATGTATTATACCCCGTGCTGTTGTGTAAGTTGATAACAGCGGTGTATGAACTCAAACCCATTCTCTGTCCTCAggtggtgaagatgatgattgTTGTAGTGG of Ictalurus punctatus breed USDA103 chromosome 29, Coco_2.0, whole genome shotgun sequence contains these proteins:
- the LOC108260612 gene encoding N-acyl-aromatic-L-amino acid amidohydrolase (carboxylate-forming) A; its protein translation is MEMIRLPALRRVAICGGTHGNEMTGVYLVPELERQQKEKGDAAWSVPLTTVLSNPRAIKACSRYIDKDLNRCFTSPILSSPISEDTPYEIQRAQELNSLLGPKGSEDAVDIIIDLHNTTANMGLSIISYEWSNSVCFQIFKHLQDKITNVPVRLVLINVPPVEAFSLESVAKCGVSLEVGPQPQGVVRADIFNIMKQGVDAVLDWTETFNSGKKIEGGEVEVYLMQKSMDYPRDPKTGKPTAAIHPQLQDQDFCLLQRGDPVFLTFSGETLSYEEEEPLHPLFINEAAYYEKGIAFHLARKKTLSFPSIQVKTD
- the tacr3l gene encoding tachykinin receptor 3-like, translated to MASNVTRNWTNQFAQPPWRVALWSVAYGSVLTVALFGNLVVVWIIVAHRRMRTVTNYFLLNSAFCDASMAAFNTLINFIYAAHGDWYFGEAYCKFHNFFPVAAVFASIYSMTAIAMDRYMAIIHPLKPRLSATATKVVIVCIWVLAVVLAFPLCFYSTIRSLPRRTICYVAWPRPAEDSLMYHAIVSVLVYMLPLVVMGIAYTIIGVTLWGSEIPGDSSDNYHGQLRAKRKVVKMMIVVVVTFALCWLPYHVYFIVTGLNKQLNKRKSIQQVYLSVLWLAMSSTMYNPIIYCCLNNRFRAGFKRAFRWCPFIRVSTYDELELRTARLHPRNHSSMCTLSRVDTSVLGDDPHHANRKSTRSVNHSEINASKASPPPTKYGLYTDTSSASKQFD